A window from Mangifera indica cultivar Alphonso chromosome 2, CATAS_Mindica_2.1, whole genome shotgun sequence encodes these proteins:
- the LOC123208592 gene encoding linolenate 9R-lipoxygenase-like — MIKNTMHSLDDRIEEMDMKYKKIVGNLAANLAATTLKVKSRYFHRIGVSGKGQLKIYDNIEGLPCHKIFNPGKCYTVIVRHSNSLSADDDARIDARGAAIRILSDEIGATSPLLDLTLKTGKAFYARTIADFATWLVCGLAAREEHVKRVPHVHDAVWMSLRHADSYAELHYYSNICRLFRFTDGQEMYVKFKLRPYDENISEDSGKVEPVGILPPETGAIPRDDKDTRPLLFLAQDFQNRVNSPGGVRYIFQLQVRPVPQDEATRDIALDCTKPWSESEFPYINIGEITIDQNLSKEESETLEFNPYLRCREIDVIPASSCNQSASIDHGRSLIYEICQHLRNREPLPESWRIFLEQSDVKVDLSGCPMAAALEKKPEERVTLARNWHQTLWIGEGGYVGSRSVVMPGVIVESGGNLSALSIAMKEEIVKSR, encoded by the exons ATGATCAAGAACACAATGCATTCTTTGGATGACAGGATAGAAGAAATGGACATGAAATACAAGAAAATTGTTGGCAATCTGGCTGCAAATTTGGCAGCCACAACTTTGAAAGTTAAATCAAGATACTTCCACCGAATTGGTGTTAGTGGAAAGGGACAGTTGAAGATTTATGACAACATTGAAGGCCTGCCATGCCACAAGATCTTCAATCCTGGAAAATGTTACACTGTTATAGTCCGGCACAGCAATAGCCTGAGTGCTGATGATGATGCAAGGATAGACGCCCGTGGTGCAGCAATAAGAATACTTTCAGATGAAATTGGTGCTACCTCCCCACTACTCGATCTTACACTTAAAACAGGCAAGGCATTCTATGCACGCACAATTGCAGATTTCGCGACATGGCTTGTGTGTGGACTTGCTGCAAGAGAAGAACATGTGAAGCGAGTACCACATGTTCACGATGCCGTGTGGATGTCTCTTCGCCATGCTGACTCGTATGCAGAACTACATTATTACTCTAACATTTGTAGGCTTTTCAGGTTCACAGATGGACAAGAAATGTACGTGAAGTTCAAGTTGAGGCCTTATGATGAAAACATTTCTGAGGACTCTGGTAAAGTGGAGCCTGTTGGGATTCTTCCGCCAGAAACAGGTGCAATTCCGAGGGATGATAAAGACACTCGCCCTTTGCTTTTCCTTGCTCAAGATTTCCAGAACCGAGTAAATTCTCCAGGTGGCGTTCGCTACATTTTTCAGCTACAAGTCCGACCAGTGCCACAAGACGAAGCAACTCGTGACATTGCACTTGACTGCACCAAACCTTGGAGTGAGTCTGAGTTCCCATATATTAACATAGGGGAGATTACTATTGATCAAAATCTCTCAAAGGAAGAATCAGAAACCCTCGAATTTAATCCCTATCTTCGATGCCGTGAAATTGATGTCATTCCAGCTTCATCTTGCAATCAGAGTGCTTCAATCGATCATGGTCGTTCACTGATCTATGAGATATGCCAGCATCTGCGAAACAGGGAGCCTCTTCCAGAATCCTGGAGGATTTTCCTGGAGCAATCTGATGTAAAAGTAGATCTTTCAGGCTGTCCAATGGCAGCAGCCCTGGAGAAAAAACCCGAAGAACGAGTGACCCTGGCAAGGAACTGGCATCAAACATTATG GATTGGAGAAGGAGGATATGTGGGGAGTAGAAGTGTGGTGATGCCTGGTGTTATAGTGGAGAGTGGAGGGAATTTGAGTGCTCTGTCAATTGCCATGAAAGAAGAAATTGTCAAGTCAAGGTGA